One window of the Maylandia zebra isolate NMK-2024a linkage group LG19, Mzebra_GT3a, whole genome shotgun sequence genome contains the following:
- the LOC101483162 gene encoding interferon-inducible GTPase 5-like, with the protein MEDPDDLYMELIPGVKEALQNNDTAAAAAKIEENLKQQHNIPLNIAITGESGAGKSTFVNAFRRLCDDEKGAAPTGVTQTTSEATPYPHPKYPNVILWDLPGIGTTKFPAKKYLKLFGFEKFDFFIIISATRFTENDVKLAQEIQKMKKKFYFVRSKLDNDINAERRKRDFSAERTLKVIRDDCVQRLGGLGFESPQVFLVSSFELHLYDFSLLHQTLDRDLPSKKRDALLFVMPNINPEIIRKKKEAFKRRLYLLATLSAAGAAVPLPGLSIAVDAAVLVGAVTDYVFAFGLDIPSLKRLSDRTGVPYADLQAVIISPLAAAEITTELLLKVMTQVGRTATLMAAEEVSRFIPLIGIPVAMVLSFITTYKVLNAILSELAEDAEKVFEKALGQ; encoded by the exons ATGGAGGACCCAGATGACTTATATATGGAATTGATTCCTGGAGTTAAAGAAGCCCTGCAGAACAACGAcactgctgcagcagctgcaaagattgaagaaaatttaaaacaacaacataatatCCCACTAAATATCGCCATCACAGGAGAGTCTGGGGCTGGTAAATCCACCTTTGTTAATGCCTTCAGAAGACTATGTGATGATGAGAAGGGAGCTGCTCCTACTGGTGTTACACAAACCACCTCAGAGGCCACACCGTACCCCCATCCAAAGTATCCCAATGTTATCTTGTGGGATCTTCCTGGAATCGGCACCACCAAGTTTCCAGCTAAGAAGTACCTGAAGCTTTTTGGATTTGAGAAGTTTgacttcttcatcatcatctcagCCACTCGCTTCACAGAGAATGACGTGAAACTGGCTCAGGAGATTcagaagatgaagaaaaagttctactttgttCGCTCAAAACTTGACAACGATATAAATgctgagagaagaaagagagactTCAGTGCAGAGAGAACTCTCAAAGTAATCAGAGACGACTGCGTTCAGA GACTCGGAGGATTAGGCTTCGAGTCTCCGCAGGTGTTCCTGGTGTCCAGCTTTGAGCTCCACCTGTACGACTTTAGTCTCTTACATCAGACCTTAGACAGAGACCTTCCTTCAAAGAAGAGAGATGCTCTGCTGTTCGTCATGCCCAACATTAACCCAGAGATCAtcaggaagaagaaagaagcTTTTAAGCGCCGATTATATTTGTTGGCCACTCTGTCTGCAGCTGGAGCAGCTGTTCCACTTCCTGGTCTTTCTATTGCTGTTGATGCTGCTGTGCTGGTTGGTGCTGTCACAGATTATGTTTTTGCGTTTGGTCTCGATATCCCGTCTCTGAAGAGACTTTCTGACAGAACAGGTGTGCCATATGCTGATCTGCAGGCTGTCATCATTTCACCACTGGCTGCAGCAGAAATAACTACAGAGCTCCTCCTGAAGGTCATGACCCAAGTGGGACGCACAGCTACATTAATGGCAGCAGAGGAAGTATCCAGATTTATTCCGTTAATTGGAATCCCAGTAGCCATGGTTCTCTCTTTCATCACAACGTATAAAGTTCTGAATGCTATCCTCAGTGAGCTCGCTGAAGATGCTGAGAAGGTGTTTGAAAAAGCTCTGGGTCAGTAA
- the LOC143414021 gene encoding interferon-inducible GTPase 5-like, translated as MDDLSNPHPEEIARVKEALNDNDTAAAIAKIKQCFIKQDNIPLKIAITGESGAGKSTFVNAFRDMGDEEEGAASTGVTQTTSEVTAHPHPNYPNVTLWDVPRVRTPHFDEYLKPVGFEKFDFFIIISATRFRENDVKLAQEIQKMKKKFYFVRSKIDNDIHAAERSQREFSEEKILEHIRTNSIQSLQKQGFRSPQVFLVSSFDPRLYNFPLLHETFRKELPELKRDALLFATSNMNLEIINKKKKAFQSNMKYITLLSAALAAVPVPGFSVAVDLILMFTSFLKYVAGFGLDKPSLKRIAASSDVPYTVLSNAVRSPLAAEKIDKYFIMKVLITAAAKGASRFIPKCGILAAVSLSFIIPYSFLKMFLNVCADDAQRVFERALGWSTSE; from the exons ATGGACGATCTATCTAATCCACATCCAGAAGAAATTGCTCGAGTTAAAGAAGCGCTGAATGACAACGACACTGCTGCAGCAATTGCAAAGATTAAACAGTGTTTTATTAAGCAAGATAATATTCCACTAAAAATTGCCATTACAGGAGAATCTGGTGCAGGTAAATCCACCTTTGTTAATGCTTTCAGAGATATGGGTGATGAAGAAGAGGGAGCTGCTTCAACTGGTGTTACACAAACCACCTCAGAGGTTACAGCACACCCCCATCCAAACTATCCCAATGTTACTCTTTGGGATGTTCCTAGAGTTCGAACCCCACATTTTGATGAGTACCTGAAACCTGTTGGATTTGAGAAGTTTgacttcttcatcatcatctcagCCACTCGCTTCAGAGAAAATGATGTGAAACTCGCTCAGGAGATTcagaagatgaagaaaaagttctactttgttCGCTCAAAGATTGACAACGATATACACGCTGCAGAGAGAAGTCAGAGAGAGTTCAGTGAAGAGAAGATACTGGAACATATCAGGACAAACTCCATTCAAa GTCTCCAGAAACAAGGGTTTCGGTCTCCACAGGTCTTCTTGGTTTCCAGCTTTGATCCCCGTCTCTACAACTTCCCTCTCCTACACGAGACCTTCAGGAAAGAACTTCCTGAACTCAAGAGAGATGCACTGCTGTTTGCCACATCCAACATGAACCtggagatcattaacaagaagaaaaaagcttttCAGTCCAACATGAAATACATCACtctgctgtctgcagctctaGCAGCTGTTCCAGTTCCTGGATTTTCTGTTGCTGTTGATCTGATCTTGATGTTCACATCATTCCTGAAATATGTTGCTGGGTTTGGGCTTGATAAGCCATCGCTGAAGAGAATTGCTGCCAGCTCTGATGTTCCATACACTGTTCTGAGCAATGCTGTCAGGTCACCCCTGGCTGCAGAAAAAATagacaaatattttattatgaaGGTGTTGATAACAGCTGCAGCAAAGGGAGCATCCAGATTCATCCCAAAATGTGGAATCCTAGCAGCAGTGAGCCTGTCTTTCATCATTCCCTACAGTTTTCTGAAGATGTTTCTTAATGTCTGTGCTGACGATGCTCAGAGGGTATTTGAAAGGGCTCTGGGTTGGAGCACCTCAGAGTGA